One part of the Bacillus sp. FJAT-27916 genome encodes these proteins:
- a CDS encoding acyl-CoA thioesterase — MNSMDVTVRFAETDALGHVNNTSYFIYMEDARLHLLKELGWNAAHQNWSFVLVSTKCDFINQAYFDQILRIDTSIEKVGTKSFQLSHNISCAQTGTIIAKGHAVIAFYNKEAKLSEPIPEDLKNKLLKNMNA, encoded by the coding sequence ATGAATTCAATGGATGTTACGGTCCGGTTTGCGGAGACGGATGCCTTGGGACATGTAAATAATACAAGTTATTTCATCTATATGGAAGATGCTCGGCTTCATTTACTAAAGGAGCTTGGCTGGAATGCCGCTCATCAAAATTGGTCCTTCGTACTCGTGTCCACTAAATGCGACTTTATCAATCAGGCTTATTTTGACCAGATTCTTCGCATCGATACCTCCATAGAGAAAGTCGGGACAAAGAGCTTTCAGCTTTCACATAATATTTCCTGTGCTCAAACAGGAACCATCATTGCTAAGGGCCATGCTGTTATTGCTTTTTATAACAAAGAGGCAAAGCTGAGTGAGCCAATACCCGAGGATTTGAAGAATAAATTGCTAAAGAATATGAATGCCTAA